The proteins below come from a single Zhouia spongiae genomic window:
- a CDS encoding helix-turn-helix domain-containing protein: MNTFSNFKTFNEYIGLSEPLDQHIDVGVYPEKTRLKSEAVYIDFYRISFKTNYVNPGFPDYDSKKTEPITAVFFNSPGNLYEWNLTEKFEGYYLQLSKELIEANRYLFKNYLEYGYHEALFLTKEEEIEVIRLYQFLLKHYQRNFKEKNILRASVNLILNMVESYYKRQFKTEIKMYSPIVSEFQQLLRDYYNGPIEGVPTVHYFANKMKLTPNYLGDVLKTYTQKSAIATIHERTTNRAKELLLETNLTNAEIAFELGFDYPNYFAKFFKKQTQLTPRQYRVKQKTKNS, encoded by the coding sequence ATGAATACATTTTCGAATTTTAAAACCTTTAATGAGTACATTGGTTTGTCAGAGCCATTGGATCAACATATAGATGTTGGTGTTTATCCTGAAAAAACACGTTTGAAATCTGAAGCTGTTTATATCGATTTTTACCGTATATCGTTTAAAACCAATTATGTAAATCCTGGTTTTCCTGATTACGACTCGAAAAAAACGGAGCCGATAACGGCCGTTTTTTTTAATAGTCCAGGCAATTTATATGAGTGGAATTTAACGGAAAAGTTTGAAGGCTACTATCTTCAGTTATCTAAGGAACTTATAGAAGCAAACCGTTATCTCTTCAAAAATTATTTAGAATACGGCTATCACGAAGCACTTTTTTTAACCAAAGAGGAAGAAATTGAAGTAATCCGTCTTTATCAATTTCTTTTAAAACACTACCAGCGTAACTTTAAAGAAAAGAACATTCTTCGAGCCTCTGTGAATCTCATTTTAAATATGGTTGAATCTTATTACAAACGCCAGTTTAAAACAGAGATCAAGATGTATAGTCCCATTGTTAGCGAGTTTCAGCAATTGCTTCGCGATTATTATAATGGACCGATAGAAGGAGTCCCTACCGTACATTATTTTGCCAATAAAATGAAACTCACACCCAATTATCTTGGTGATGTTTTAAAAACCTATACGCAGAAATCTGCTATTGCTACCATTCATGAGCGTACCACCAACAGAGCAAAGGAATTACTTCTTGAAACGAACCTAACCAATGCTGAAATAGCCTTTGAGTTAGGGTTTGATTATCCTAACTATTTTGCTAAGTTTTTTAAAAAACAAACGCAATTAACCCCCAGGCAATATAGAGTAAAGCAAAAAACTAAGAATAGTTGA
- a CDS encoding alpha/beta hydrolase — protein sequence MSQEKISYKNTNNGIIMSAYLDLPNDFDKNKAYPAIVITHPGGGVKEQTAGIYGRKFAEHGFVTIVTDASYQGESGGEPRQLENPYIRTEDISSAVDYLTTLPYIDNERIGAWGICAGGGYTVNAAINDKRIKAVGTVSAVNIGHMISKGWLGDQDMKDAIGSLQFGAQARTIEANSGDIVQMPMAPLNEDDTPYTDLKEAWEYYHTDRAQCSTSPGYGTARSLTQLVTYDAYNMAEIYLTQPLFVVAGSIAESKWMSDDLMERAGTDNKQMYIVEGANHMKLYDIPQYLDEAVAQLAPFFKEHLGVAELAEA from the coding sequence ATGTCACAAGAAAAAATTTCATACAAGAACACGAATAACGGAATAATAATGTCCGCTTATTTAGACCTTCCAAACGATTTTGATAAAAACAAAGCTTATCCAGCTATAGTAATTACACACCCGGGTGGTGGTGTAAAAGAACAAACAGCTGGTATTTATGGACGTAAATTTGCAGAACATGGTTTTGTAACCATAGTAACAGATGCATCTTACCAAGGAGAGAGTGGTGGAGAACCACGCCAATTGGAAAACCCTTATATCAGAACTGAAGATATTAGTTCTGCTGTTGATTATTTAACTACATTACCTTATATAGATAACGAGCGAATTGGAGCCTGGGGAATCTGTGCAGGTGGTGGTTATACGGTAAATGCTGCTATCAATGATAAGCGTATCAAAGCTGTTGGTACTGTAAGTGCTGTAAATATTGGTCATATGATTAGCAAGGGGTGGTTGGGCGACCAGGATATGAAAGATGCTATAGGCTCATTGCAATTTGGTGCTCAAGCCCGTACCATTGAAGCTAATAGTGGAGATATTGTTCAAATGCCTATGGCACCTCTAAATGAAGACGATACACCTTATACTGATTTGAAAGAAGCTTGGGAATATTACCATACAGATAGAGCACAATGTTCTACATCACCAGGTTACGGTACAGCGAGAAGCCTAACACAATTGGTTACATATGATGCATACAATATGGCTGAAATTTACCTTACACAACCATTATTTGTAGTAGCAGGAAGCATTGCTGAATCTAAATGGATGAGTGATGACCTTATGGAAAGAGCAGGAACTGACAACAAACAAATGTATATTGTTGAAGGTGCAAACCACATGAAATTATATGATATCCCTCAATATTTAGATGAGGCAGTTGCTCAATTAGCACCCTTCTTTAAAGAGCATTTAGGAGTCGCAGAACTCGCTGAAGCTTAA
- a CDS encoding SusC/RagA family TonB-linked outer membrane protein, with protein sequence MNLNFTNYSSGKWKRILLLMMRTFIFLFCTTVFSFTTHNVFSQNTKVTINEDKVLTIDEVFDLIRTQTDYSFLYERDLFKNTPKVHLKKGKIEANELLKSIISSKKYKLDLMENNVIVISETLLMPTIQKHEINGIVVDKDGQPMPGANILEKGTTNGVQSDFDGNFTLLVSNQPVTLVISFIGFKTQEIQATSSGHIKVILEEEAAALDEVVVVGFGTQKKKDLTGAVSQVKMDEVLGSRPVTSLGSALQGTMSGFTTSTSVLPGGDNSFNIRGITSINGGGPLILVDNTVMENLKMLNLNDIESITVLKDASAAAIYGARASFGVVLITTKKGKSNQKPSIRYTNNFSVSKPINILEAASPLETVTALKDMGYDAYWSGQNIDLWLDLLNEYIADPSKYPLGWTEVNGTKYFLKETNVVEDMFESFGGFKSMHNLSIVGGSEKSSYRISFGQLDEDGVLITDKDSYKRTNISSYVSSDVTPWLTTSLDVKYAADDRGYPNTGSFGLFRTDYPSYHPEGTIPYQGEEYPVQTPENAIKYGTKQTWKNNNIRLFSHTEIKLIEDLKITFDYSYQQNSQKNRRYNNYFLLQQGLQDALNPSDQNTTFYLANELRTYKTLNLFANYNKSFKNVHNFESLVGFNQEERNYESHWSRSFLQISNEQPSLGGTTGATPPETDDAYDRYTLRGAFGRLSYNYKEKYLVSFNGRYDLSSKFPDGYRNGFFPSVSAGWVISREPFFKPVENTLSFFKIRGSLGSLGNQNIGNYGFLATMNPFNANWINNDQQPTSLTTPGLVRSNYTWEKVESLNGGVDFGAFRNRLTGAFEIFKRQTIGMLAPGLDFPAVAGAPAPLQNAADLKTTGWELTLNWKGGNTEKLSYGLGVVISDSKAVITKYRNENNALMIGGSGGLNNYYIGMEIGEIWGYETDGFYTASDFNSDGTLKEEVVRINGVISHEGDIKYKNLRDSETSVNTIDAGENTLENSGDRRIIGNTTPRYSYGFNGFLDYKNFSFSFILQGVAKRNLWVGGDVMFPHSGYFSTLQSHQLDYWTPENTNAYYGRIYANTQEAHGVNQRVQTKFLQDASYLRVKNVTLSYKLPKNVIEKLGLGELSIFYSGENLFTFTNLVQGVDPESTAWSYPNYTTSSIGINVNF encoded by the coding sequence ATGAATTTAAATTTTACCAATTACTCTTCTGGTAAGTGGAAGAGGATTTTACTTTTAATGATGAGAACCTTTATATTCTTATTTTGCACCACCGTCTTTAGTTTTACTACACACAATGTATTTTCTCAAAATACAAAAGTTACAATTAATGAAGACAAAGTTTTAACCATCGATGAGGTTTTTGACCTTATAAGAACGCAAACAGACTATTCTTTTCTTTACGAAAGAGATCTGTTTAAGAATACTCCGAAAGTACACCTTAAAAAAGGAAAAATTGAAGCTAACGAATTGTTAAAGAGTATTATTTCCAGTAAAAAATACAAACTGGACTTAATGGAAAACAATGTGATAGTTATCAGTGAAACATTGTTGATGCCAACTATTCAAAAGCATGAAATTAATGGGATTGTTGTAGATAAAGATGGACAACCAATGCCGGGAGCCAACATTCTGGAAAAAGGGACAACTAATGGAGTACAGTCTGATTTTGATGGTAATTTCACACTCCTTGTATCAAATCAGCCGGTAACCTTGGTAATATCTTTTATTGGGTTTAAAACTCAGGAGATTCAGGCTACAAGCTCAGGGCATATAAAAGTAATTTTAGAAGAGGAAGCGGCAGCTTTAGATGAAGTTGTTGTGGTGGGGTTTGGAACACAAAAGAAAAAAGATCTTACTGGAGCTGTTAGTCAGGTTAAAATGGATGAAGTACTTGGAAGCAGGCCGGTAACGAGCTTAGGTTCGGCATTACAAGGTACAATGTCTGGATTTACAACATCGACTTCCGTACTACCTGGAGGAGATAATAGTTTTAATATCAGAGGGATAACATCTATAAACGGAGGAGGACCATTAATACTTGTAGATAATACTGTAATGGAAAACCTGAAAATGCTAAACCTTAATGATATAGAGAGTATTACAGTACTTAAAGACGCTTCGGCTGCAGCTATTTATGGAGCCCGGGCCTCATTCGGAGTAGTTTTGATTACAACAAAAAAAGGGAAATCAAATCAAAAGCCGTCTATCCGATACACCAACAATTTTTCTGTATCTAAACCTATCAATATTTTAGAAGCAGCTTCACCCCTCGAGACTGTAACAGCCTTAAAAGATATGGGATATGACGCATACTGGTCCGGGCAAAATATAGATTTATGGCTAGATCTCCTTAATGAATATATTGCAGATCCTTCAAAATATCCGCTAGGATGGACAGAAGTAAACGGGACCAAGTACTTCTTAAAAGAAACAAATGTGGTGGAAGATATGTTTGAAAGTTTCGGAGGATTTAAAAGTATGCATAACCTATCTATTGTTGGTGGTTCAGAAAAGAGCAGTTACAGAATTTCATTTGGGCAATTAGATGAAGATGGTGTTTTAATTACGGATAAAGACTCTTATAAAAGAACGAATATCTCATCATATGTTAGCTCCGATGTAACGCCTTGGTTAACTACATCACTGGATGTTAAATATGCTGCGGATGATCGAGGATATCCCAATACCGGTTCTTTTGGACTTTTCCGAACCGACTACCCGTCATATCACCCTGAAGGTACAATTCCGTACCAAGGGGAGGAATATCCGGTACAAACCCCGGAAAATGCCATAAAATACGGAACCAAGCAAACTTGGAAAAACAATAATATTCGTCTGTTTTCACATACGGAGATAAAACTCATAGAAGATTTAAAAATAACATTCGATTATTCCTATCAGCAAAATAGTCAGAAAAACAGAAGGTACAATAACTATTTTCTACTTCAACAAGGGCTACAAGATGCCTTGAATCCATCAGATCAAAATACAACGTTTTATTTGGCAAATGAATTAAGAACTTATAAAACATTAAACCTTTTTGCCAATTATAATAAATCGTTCAAAAACGTACACAACTTTGAGTCTCTTGTCGGATTTAACCAGGAAGAGCGTAATTATGAGTCTCATTGGTCGCGTTCATTTCTTCAAATCAGTAATGAGCAACCCTCTTTAGGAGGAACAACAGGAGCTACACCACCGGAAACAGACGATGCTTATGATCGATATACGCTCAGGGGTGCTTTTGGAAGGTTGAGTTATAACTATAAGGAAAAGTATTTAGTAAGCTTTAACGGACGTTATGATCTGAGCTCTAAGTTTCCTGACGGCTACCGAAATGGTTTCTTTCCATCAGTTTCTGCAGGTTGGGTTATTTCGAGAGAGCCATTTTTTAAACCAGTAGAAAATACCCTGTCATTTTTTAAAATAAGAGGTTCGCTTGGATCCTTAGGGAATCAGAATATAGGTAATTATGGCTTTTTGGCAACGATGAATCCTTTCAATGCAAACTGGATCAACAATGATCAGCAACCAACAAGTCTGACAACCCCTGGTCTGGTAAGGTCTAACTATACATGGGAAAAAGTAGAGAGTCTCAATGGAGGGGTTGATTTTGGCGCCTTCAGGAATAGGCTAACAGGAGCTTTTGAGATTTTTAAACGTCAAACTATAGGTATGCTGGCACCCGGACTTGACTTCCCGGCGGTAGCAGGTGCGCCTGCACCATTACAGAATGCTGCTGACTTAAAAACCACCGGTTGGGAACTTACCTTGAACTGGAAAGGCGGAAATACCGAGAAATTATCGTATGGATTAGGTGTGGTTATAAGCGATTCAAAGGCAGTGATTACCAAATATCGAAATGAGAATAATGCACTTATGATTGGTGGAAGCGGAGGCTTAAATAACTATTATATAGGAATGGAAATTGGTGAAATATGGGGGTATGAAACAGATGGCTTCTATACTGCATCTGATTTTAATTCAGATGGTACTTTAAAAGAGGAGGTTGTTAGAATTAATGGGGTTATATCACATGAAGGAGATATAAAATATAAGAACTTAAGAGATTCTGAAACTTCTGTTAATACTATTGATGCAGGAGAGAACACTCTGGAGAATTCTGGAGATAGAAGAATTATAGGTAATACAACACCTCGATATAGTTATGGATTTAATGGTTTTCTAGACTATAAAAATTTTAGCTTTTCATTCATTTTACAAGGTGTTGCCAAAAGAAATCTATGGGTTGGAGGAGATGTAATGTTTCCACACTCCGGGTACTTCTCAACACTTCAAAGTCACCAGTTAGATTATTGGACTCCTGAAAACACTAATGCGTATTACGGGCGTATTTATGCCAATACACAAGAAGCACATGGAGTTAACCAAAGAGTCCAAACTAAATTTTTGCAAGATGCATCATACTTGCGGGTTAAAAATGTAACATTAAGCTACAAGCTTCCTAAAAACGTAATTGAAAAATTAGGATTGGGCGAATTAAGTATATTTTATAGCGGTGAAAACCTGTTTACATTTACAAATCTGGTTCAGGGGGTAGATCCGGAGTCAACGGCTTGGTCTTATCCAAACTACACGACTTCATCTATTGGTATTAATGTAAATTTTTAA
- a CDS encoding RNA polymerase sigma factor, whose protein sequence is MSSDFSDNDILVKYLKLGHEDAYAYLMDHYYEKLCVYAKSLCKDVYLSEDIVQNIFMRVWEGRQKLKDNYSVKNYLYQSVYNEFINQYRKKAHLLNLEKEYINTLNTILEEEDTHELARLITLVKQEIQHLPPKCKEIFIMGKEEGLTYGEIAEHLGISFRTVENQMSKAFSIIREKAGEKLDIILYFMFGKHVLSANHKMKD, encoded by the coding sequence ATGTCTTCAGATTTCTCAGATAACGATATTCTGGTTAAGTATTTAAAGCTGGGGCATGAAGATGCTTACGCTTATTTAATGGATCATTATTATGAAAAATTATGTGTCTATGCCAAAAGCTTATGCAAAGATGTTTATTTATCTGAGGATATCGTTCAAAACATATTTATGAGGGTTTGGGAAGGGAGACAAAAATTAAAGGATAATTACTCCGTAAAGAATTATCTATATCAAAGTGTCTATAATGAGTTCATCAATCAATATCGCAAAAAAGCGCACCTACTGAATCTTGAAAAAGAATATATTAATACGCTAAATACGATATTGGAAGAAGAAGACACTCATGAGCTTGCCAGATTAATAACTTTGGTAAAGCAGGAAATACAACACCTTCCTCCGAAATGCAAAGAGATATTTATCATGGGTAAAGAAGAAGGACTTACTTATGGTGAAATTGCAGAACACCTAGGAATATCTTTTAGAACAGTAGAAAATCAAATGAGCAAGGCTTTTTCAATTATCAGGGAAAAAGCAGGAGAAAAACTAGACATTATTTTATATTTCATGTTCGGTAAACATGTATTGTCTGCAAATCATAAAATGAAAGATTGA
- a CDS encoding MFS transporter, with protein MVGTLAVVVTSVLLFTFLKLCCCIYLLAEIFPNNIRSRDVAIGSFSIWIVNGLITFLSRAFKDGQEIDYSSCFFQKIFA; from the coding sequence ATAGTAGGAACATTAGCTGTTGTTGTTACATCTGTACTTTTATTTACATTTCTGAAATTGTGCTGTTGTATTTATTTATTGGCAGAGATTTTTCCAAACAACATTAGATCTCGCGATGTAGCTATTGGCTCTTTTTCAATTTGGATTGTGAATGGATTAATCACCTTTTTATCGAGAGCCTTTAAAGATGGACAGGAGATTGATTATAGTTCTTGCTTTTTTCAAAAGATTTTTGCTTGA
- a CDS encoding alpha/beta hydrolase family protein — translation MEHQINLAGIENQPTSTARMSKEMMENAVDQMNKISEEDYAKIMGMVKVCKREWRSLLHKTPDDYGMKGWEDIYFQADDGVPLNGWYIPAKGGESDKLVIFNHALPMSRAGFQGHMGEPWSGFEAVEIDFVIQMKHLTDAGYNVLAYDIRNHGQSGTANDGMCGIGLLEWRDCVGVKKYVDEHPRLNKMKVALYSQCMGGCSQYVAIDKQPELFENVKCMCSPLVPSMRSIYNAFSKLLGVSEYLDLLDFELIRAGGFTRDEMDPKLYTKNIKMPLLMWQVKNDAWVENPGDAEATFATIPSKEKELFWIEGTTHRFKDGYNYFGRTPEKVLAFLDSHMK, via the coding sequence ATGGAACATCAAATAAATTTAGCTGGTATCGAAAATCAGCCAACAAGTACAGCAAGAATGTCAAAAGAAATGATGGAAAATGCTGTTGACCAGATGAACAAAATTTCAGAAGAAGACTATGCCAAAATTATGGGTATGGTAAAAGTTTGCAAAAGGGAATGGAGAAGTTTATTGCACAAAACTCCGGATGATTACGGAATGAAAGGATGGGAAGATATCTATTTTCAAGCAGATGATGGCGTACCTTTAAACGGATGGTATATTCCTGCCAAAGGAGGCGAAAGCGATAAACTTGTTATTTTCAATCATGCACTACCAATGAGCAGAGCAGGTTTTCAAGGACATATGGGAGAGCCTTGGAGTGGTTTTGAAGCGGTAGAAATAGACTTCGTAATACAGATGAAACATTTAACCGATGCAGGTTACAATGTATTGGCTTACGATATTCGTAATCACGGTCAAAGCGGTACTGCCAACGATGGTATGTGTGGTATCGGATTGTTAGAGTGGAGAGATTGTGTAGGTGTAAAAAAATATGTCGATGAACATCCTCGATTAAACAAAATGAAGGTAGCTCTTTATAGTCAATGTATGGGAGGCTGTTCCCAATACGTAGCTATCGATAAACAACCTGAATTGTTTGAGAATGTAAAATGTATGTGCAGTCCGTTAGTGCCTTCTATGCGGTCTATTTATAATGCATTCTCTAAATTATTAGGAGTAAGTGAGTATTTAGATTTATTAGATTTTGAATTGATTAGAGCTGGAGGGTTTACTCGTGATGAAATGGATCCAAAATTATACACCAAAAACATCAAAATGCCTTTGCTTATGTGGCAAGTAAAAAACGATGCGTGGGTAGAAAATCCGGGTGATGCTGAAGCCACTTTTGCAACCATTCCAAGCAAAGAAAAAGAATTGTTTTGGATTGAAGGAACAACACACCGTTTCAAAGATGGTTATAACTATTTTGGTAGAACACCAGAGAAAGTATTGGCTTTCCTTGATTCACATATGAAATAA
- a CDS encoding FecR family protein — protein MDQKIEKILVKYLMNAADIDDLEILSNWLKKEENKQIFKNHVKINYVMDSNFNEFDVVSAKEEYLQKIRLKKRRDRKLKTYNALRNAAAVIAIGFASVYLLNEFAFKEATAYGTSTVVNSQIEPGTDKATLTLEDGSQIALEKGSSLQTQNANSNGEEIVYEADKKRGKEVVYNYLTIPRGGQFHVVLSDGTEVWLNSESQLKYPVAFIDGESREVELIYGEAYFDVSPSTAHKGARFKVFNQSQEVEVLGTEFNIKAYKEETNIYTTLVEGKVTVNFGDQQQKLLPNQQSVTNIDQKDIEVRNVDVYGETSWRKGLFSFKSKSLKEIMTVISRWYDVEVIFENSELENAMFNGVLKKDQSLEVLLKAINKTNLISAYEIKEDKVIIK, from the coding sequence ATGGATCAAAAAATAGAAAAAATACTGGTTAAGTATTTGATGAATGCAGCTGATATTGACGATTTGGAGATATTATCAAATTGGTTAAAGAAAGAGGAGAACAAACAAATATTTAAAAACCATGTTAAAATAAATTATGTAATGGATAGCAATTTCAATGAGTTTGATGTTGTAAGTGCCAAAGAAGAGTATCTGCAAAAAATCCGGTTGAAGAAACGAAGAGATCGTAAGTTAAAAACATACAATGCATTAAGAAATGCAGCCGCTGTCATTGCAATAGGTTTTGCATCTGTTTATCTATTAAATGAATTTGCTTTTAAAGAAGCTACAGCGTATGGTACATCTACTGTAGTAAACAGTCAAATAGAGCCGGGTACCGACAAGGCAACCCTGACTTTAGAAGACGGTTCGCAAATTGCGTTGGAAAAAGGAAGTTCTTTGCAAACACAAAATGCCAATAGCAATGGAGAAGAGATTGTATATGAAGCAGATAAAAAAAGGGGAAAAGAGGTGGTGTATAACTACCTTACTATTCCTAGGGGCGGACAGTTTCATGTGGTTTTATCAGACGGGACAGAAGTTTGGCTAAACTCTGAATCGCAATTAAAATATCCGGTTGCTTTTATTGATGGTGAATCTCGTGAAGTAGAATTGATCTATGGAGAAGCTTACTTCGATGTATCTCCAAGTACAGCACATAAAGGGGCCAGGTTTAAGGTTTTCAATCAGTCTCAGGAAGTTGAAGTTTTGGGAACTGAGTTTAATATAAAAGCTTATAAAGAAGAAACAAACATCTATACAACACTGGTAGAAGGGAAAGTAACTGTTAATTTTGGTGATCAACAACAAAAATTACTTCCTAATCAGCAGTCTGTCACAAATATAGATCAAAAAGATATTGAAGTCAGAAACGTAGATGTTTATGGAGAAACTTCATGGAGAAAAGGACTTTTCAGTTTTAAGAGCAAATCTCTTAAAGAAATTATGACTGTAATTTCTCGCTGGTATGATGTAGAGGTCATTTTTGAAAATTCAGAGTTAGAAAATGCCATGTTTAATGGGGTACTTAAAAAAGACCAATCACTGGAAGTGTTATTAAAAGCCATTAATAAAACAAATCTAATCAGCGCTTATGAGATAAAAGAAGATAAAGTAATAATAAAATAA
- a CDS encoding beta-N-acetylhexosaminidase has product MKKLRLLLIIILPYTIQCQDLNIIPYPNKVEKDKGFFELKPNTSIIYENDLFEQAKQYEESLERATGFSFATRKATKNKTNSIVLRLNRKLPHLGEEGYTMKVTKSLVLIEAYNSNGIFWALQTFLQLLPNDILREAKVDSKKWNIPNCKIVDKPRFAWRGLMIDYSRTFWNIRTTKKYIDALAFYKINKLHMHLTDDQGWRVEIENYPKLTDVASKFDTIYNEPKEREGYFKKSDIRELVAYAQARNIDLIPEIEMPGHSSEVFSAYPELTCKGEAMKIHPFTDGPNIHNEIFCAGNDETFVFLKNILSEIIELFPSKYVHIGGDEAPKKHWKECDKCQRRIRELNLKNEHGLQSWFISQIEDYLSSNGKILIGWDEIVEGGLSPNATVMYWRAWENEVPEFVVNQGNNLIMTPTSHCYFDYGNETITIEKVYSYNPVPSIFNKKQSEKVLGVQANFWSHINRIEPEMDRQIFPRILALAEVGWSDEQNKDWDRFTRSLNRHLKAFDVLGIYYYQKE; this is encoded by the coding sequence ATGAAAAAACTAAGGTTACTTTTGATTATTATTTTGCCTTATACTATACAATGTCAAGATTTAAATATAATTCCTTATCCAAATAAAGTAGAAAAGGATAAAGGTTTTTTCGAGCTAAAACCTAACACATCAATAATCTATGAAAATGATTTATTTGAACAGGCAAAACAGTATGAGGAATCACTTGAGCGCGCTACAGGTTTTTCCTTTGCTACCCGAAAGGCAACAAAAAATAAAACTAACTCTATAGTTTTACGGTTAAACAGAAAGTTACCCCATCTTGGAGAAGAAGGGTATACAATGAAAGTAACTAAAAGCCTGGTTCTAATTGAGGCTTACAACTCAAATGGAATATTTTGGGCATTGCAGACATTTCTTCAACTTCTCCCAAATGACATATTAAGGGAAGCAAAAGTCGACTCAAAAAAATGGAACATACCAAATTGTAAAATAGTTGATAAACCAAGATTTGCCTGGAGAGGACTGATGATTGATTACAGTAGAACCTTTTGGAACATAAGAACGACAAAAAAATATATCGATGCACTGGCATTTTACAAGATTAACAAACTACATATGCATCTTACAGATGATCAAGGGTGGCGTGTTGAGATTGAAAACTACCCAAAATTGACTGACGTTGCTTCTAAATTTGATACTATTTATAATGAACCCAAAGAAAGGGAAGGGTATTTTAAGAAATCTGATATTAGAGAGCTGGTTGCATATGCACAGGCAAGGAATATAGATCTTATCCCAGAGATAGAAATGCCTGGTCACTCTTCGGAGGTTTTCTCTGCCTATCCTGAATTGACCTGTAAAGGAGAAGCTATGAAAATACATCCTTTTACTGATGGCCCCAACATCCATAACGAAATATTTTGTGCCGGTAATGATGAAACCTTTGTATTTCTTAAAAACATACTTTCAGAAATAATTGAATTATTCCCATCAAAATATGTTCATATAGGAGGAGATGAGGCACCGAAAAAGCATTGGAAAGAATGCGATAAATGTCAACGAAGGATACGAGAGTTAAATTTAAAAAATGAACATGGATTGCAAAGTTGGTTTATCAGTCAAATAGAAGACTATTTATCCTCAAATGGTAAAATACTTATTGGCTGGGATGAAATTGTAGAGGGAGGATTAAGCCCGAATGCTACAGTAATGTATTGGAGGGCATGGGAAAACGAAGTTCCAGAGTTCGTTGTGAATCAGGGAAACAATTTAATCATGACTCCCACTTCTCATTGTTATTTTGATTATGGTAACGAAACCATTACCATAGAGAAGGTATATTCTTACAATCCTGTACCGTCAATTTTCAATAAAAAACAATCGGAAAAAGTTTTAGGTGTACAAGCAAATTTTTGGTCACATATCAATAGAATCGAACCTGAAATGGACAGGCAAATTTTTCCGAGAATTCTAGCATTAGCCGAAGTTGGCTGGTCTGACGAACAAAATAAGGATTGGGATAGATTTACAAGAAGTTTAAATCGTCATTTAAAAGCGTTTGATGTTTTAGGGATTTATTATTATCAAAAGGAATAA
- a CDS encoding SDR family oxidoreductase — protein sequence MKNVLILGASGAIAQHTIEKLQNDNNINLTLFVRSSNKIKRFKNSHIQIIEGDVLNTLDLKEALKDKDIVYANLSGPMEDLAQAIINEMEESKPKRLIFVTSLGIYNEIPGKFGEWNDKMIGGALKTYRKAADIIEASDLDYTIVRPAWLTNKDEVNFEKTQKGEDFKGTEVSRKSVGNYIAEIIQHPEIDIKASVGINKPGTEGDQPAFY from the coding sequence ATGAAAAATGTACTCATATTAGGAGCTAGTGGTGCAATTGCTCAACATACTATAGAAAAGTTACAAAACGATAACAATATCAATTTAACCCTTTTTGTGAGAAGTTCTAATAAAATAAAGCGATTTAAAAATTCACATATACAAATTATCGAAGGCGATGTATTGAATACATTAGACCTAAAAGAAGCCTTAAAGGACAAAGATATTGTATATGCAAATCTTTCTGGTCCAATGGAAGATTTGGCTCAAGCAATCATTAATGAAATGGAAGAAAGTAAACCCAAAAGATTGATTTTTGTAACCTCATTGGGTATTTACAATGAAATACCAGGTAAATTTGGAGAGTGGAATGATAAAATGATTGGAGGAGCTTTAAAAACCTATAGAAAAGCTGCTGATATAATTGAAGCTTCCGATTTAGACTATACCATTGTTAGACCCGCCTGGTTAACCAATAAAGATGAGGTGAATTTTGAAAAGACTCAAAAAGGTGAAGATTTTAAAGGAACCGAAGTATCTCGTAAAAGTGTAGGGAATTATATAGCTGAAATTATCCAACATCCAGAGATAGATATTAAAGCAAGCGTGGGTATAAACAAACCAGGAACCGAAGGTGATCAACCAGCTTTTTATTAA